The Polaribacter sp. Q13 sequence TTTTTCTAAAGATGCATCTGTAGCGCAAGCTTCTTCCCATCCTTTATTAGCTATATTTTTAATATATGGTAATGTTACATTGGTTAAAGCAATGGTAGATGTATAAGGTACAGCTCCTGGCATATTTGCCACACAATAATGCACAACATCATCTATAATATAAGTAGGATCTTCATGTGTTGTTGCTTTTGTTGTTTCAAAACAACCTCCTTGATCTACTGCTACATCTACAATAACTGTTCCTGGACGCATATCTTTAAGCATGTCTCTAGTAATTAATTTTGGAGCCTTTCCTCCTTTTACCAAGACGCCTCCAATTATTAAATCGTGTGTTTTAATAAGCTGTCTAATGCTGTATTCACTAGAAAAAGCTGTAGTAACATGGTTTGGTAACACATCATTTACATAACGTAAACGTTTCATATTAATATCCATAATAGTAACATGAGCTCCTAAACCTGCTGCCATTTTTGCTGCTTGTACTCCAACAACTCCGGCTCCTAGTACTAAAACTTTTCCTGGAGCAACACCTGGTACACCTCCTAATAAAATACCACGACCTTTAATTGGTTTTTCTAAATATTTAGCACCTTGCTGAATCGCCATTCTACCAGCAACCTCAGACATAGGTGTTAATAAAGGCAAAGTACCCTCACTATCTTCTACCGTTTCGTAAGCAATACAAATAGATTTACTTTCTATCATGGCCTTTGTTAAAGGTTCACATGATGCAAAATGAAAATACGTGAAAATAATTTGATCTTCTTTAATTAATGGATATTCAGAAGCAATTGGCTCTTTTACTTTTACAATCATTTCGCTCTGATTGTAAACGTCTTCAATAGTAGGTAATATAGTAGCACCTACGTTAATATAATCTGCGTCAAAAAAACCACTTCCTTCTCCTGCTGTGGATTGTACAAAAACAGTATGATTTTTTTTAGTCAACTCAAAAACACCTGCGGGTGTCATACCAACTCTACTCTCGTTATTCTTAATTTCTTTAGGGA is a genomic window containing:
- the ald gene encoding alanine dehydrogenase encodes the protein MKIGIPKEIKNNESRVGMTPAGVFELTKKNHTVFVQSTAGEGSGFFDADYINVGATILPTIEDVYNQSEMIVKVKEPIASEYPLIKEDQIIFTYFHFASCEPLTKAMIESKSICIAYETVEDSEGTLPLLTPMSEVAGRMAIQQGAKYLEKPIKGRGILLGGVPGVAPGKVLVLGAGVVGVQAAKMAAGLGAHVTIMDINMKRLRYVNDVLPNHVTTAFSSEYSIRQLIKTHDLIIGGVLVKGGKAPKLITRDMLKDMRPGTVIVDVAVDQGGCFETTKATTHEDPTYIIDDVVHYCVANMPGAVPYTSTIALTNVTLPYIKNIANKGWEEACATDASLEKGLNIIKGKIVYKEISEAFHLEAFEV